TGACAGTGTATATGCTGATAACGAACATGGGTGATTTTATTTACCtcaaaaaagtttattatttcaaagaataaaaagtaacaaatgttataaataaaatatatctaggatttgcttaaaaataatctGGATGATGGGGACAACATCTAATAAGACTGGCTGAAATTGTTTAGGTAGGTGATGGGCACGTGAGGATTCATAATacttttttctctacttttggaTGTTTGCAATTTCCTATAATAAACGtatgtgggccgggcgtggtggctcacgcctgtaatcctagcactctgggaggccgaggtgggtggattgcccgaggtcagtagttcgaaaccagcctgagcaagagagagacccccatctctactataaaaatagaaagaaattggccaactaatatatatatatataaaaaattagctgggcatggtggcgcatgcctgtagtcccagctactcgggaggctaaggcagcaggattacttgagcccaggagtttgaggttgctgtaagctaggctgacgccacagcactcactctagcctgggcaacaaagccctgtctcaaaaaaaaaaaaataaataaacgtaTGTGAATTTGTTCAGTATGCTTTCTATAAGGAAACATGGATAATGAAgcagcatatgaaaaaaattttaaccaaCAAACTATCAGAAAATATTGTGATAAAAGACTTTTAGGGGCTTTGAGGAAACTCAGTACTAAGGGCACTGTAAAGAGATCCAGTCTTTCTGACAACGCCATTCTCAGTCATGGGTCCTCATCTGAGCCACtgcatagaaaataatttgaataactTTTCCCAGTTCTCTCAAGGGTAACATTCATATATAACTATTACCATTCTAGATCTTACTAATTTATAACCTACAATGGGTACTTTAGGAAATTAAGGCTTACTTCTCTAGTTAAATCCTGATTGAGAATGTCTACTAAAAACTGAGTAACATTAGATTGAAAAAGAGGGAATATTATGTAAAATTCCTGTTTTCagacagaggcttgctctgtcatctgggctagagtgcagtggtataatcatagctcactgtcaccttaaacttctgggctctagcgatcctcctgccttaagcctcccaagtagctgagactacaagcatatgccaccacatctgattaatgtttctatttttttgtggagatgggatcttgctcaggctgatctcaaattcctggcctcccaaagtgctaggattacaggtgtgagccactgcatccagccaaaatcatagttttttaaaaagaaaaatggatgtgTGACTAAATGTGACATAGCAATGTAATATTCTACAAAAAATCAGATTTGTGAACTCATACATTATAGAAATGTATATAGCAAAACACCTATTggaggagcttgttaaaaatagaaatactcaGCTCTTACCCATATAGTCATCAGTCTCAGCCAGCTAAGTGAAATTGGCAAGATAtatagtttcttttctcttttaaaagtgttGTTCAAATACTTCCAGATAAACTGCTTAACTCATTTGAGATTTTTTGACTTAATACTGAGCTATGTGCATTagcattttcaagtttttatattatctattttttcccccaCCACAGAGACTGAGAGAAATTAACAGTATGATACGGACAGGAGAAACTCCAACTAAAAAGAGAGGGATTCTTTTGGAAGATGGAAGTGAATCACCTGCAAAAAGAATTTGCCCGGAAAATCATTCTGCCTTATTACGCCGTCTCCAAGATGTAGCTAATGACCGAGGTTCCCACTGAGGTTAGTCTCTTGTGTTGAAACTGTCTTTCTACAAACTGTTTAGCAGCATCACTTAATGCATCTAGATTATGGAGCTCTTTTCCTTAATCCAGCAATTACAGCCTGTTAGTAACATGAAGGGACATTTTTATGAGAAATTGGATTGACTCCTTCCAGTATCCATAGGATATCATCATTCATCCCAACTGCCTTTTTCCCTGCCAATTCAGTGCTTACCATCAAGGCTGCTTAGAATCCAAACGTGGATTTTTATCTCTTTGGCAAAGCTTTTACAAGTACTACAGAGGATAAAGTGTTCTCAAATATGAGTGTCAGAAGTCTCTGCTGACATGCTCCAACAGAGGGACTATATTTCAAATTCATTCCTACCTGTTTTCTGGTCAGCTCCAGTCCtcatgaaaagcaaaacaaaaattaggtATTTTGTCCTAAAACGGAACAAAGGAGAGCATACCCAGATTTGGATGTCCCAGGTCTCCTGTTCTCTTTGTTcacttcttccctttccccattaGGTGTGATGCAGTGCTTGATTGTTTGGTTGTGCAATGTCTGAATGAACCTGTATAAGTGGTGGCACTTTAGGGCTGTAAAACGCATGATTTTGTAACCCAGATTTTGTTGTATATTTGTGATAGCACTTTCTACAATGTGAATTTTATTAAGTACAAAACTTCCAGGCTAAAcatccaatattttatttaatgcttttgtactttttttaaactgttaaaGTCCCCATAGCCATCTTTGGGGTATGTGTTTTAAATTCTCCAGTTTTTTGTTATATAGGAATCAGCTGGCTAAGTAAAGATTTCAATCAAGTTGAATTGAGGggattaatatgaaaaattatgactTCTTCCTTTAGGAGGCAGTTATCTAAAAGACATGAGTCTATTAAggtgatatatatttttggatgTATTCCTGGCAGTTTAAAAAATAGGTTGGAGAATTTAGGTTTTTATTAGTACATAGTACCATTTATACAATTAGAAGATGTTATTTAACAGTCATTGAAATATCTATATACCTTTATTAATCACTATTGCTCCAGCagttttaaagttgaataaataATCTTATTAGGGAGAAAATTCAATTATAAATTGAATCAGTATAAACAAAGTTACTGGGTAACTTCATATTGCTCTGAAAGAAATATGGAACTTACACTGTTCAATTGGAATAGTGttctgcaaaaatatttataaaacctcTCAAAATACTTACTGCTACTGTAATTTTATATGAAGATAAGTGTATTTTTCAATAAAGCATTTATAAAGTAGTCTTTGTTTAGTTATATCGAGAAAAGGGCATTTAATTTCCTGTATAAATGACAAAGAACAatcatttattggtttattttgtctctactaaacacaTTAGTCATTCATCATTTAAATATCTGACTTCATTAGAAACCGTTTTAACACTTTTTCTCCCTCCTGACATAAAAATACAGTAAgtaatttgcttaaaaaaaaaaaaactatgaacaagcGATCTGGTTTCTTCTCACTTGACTAATGTCTTTCTCGGTGATAACAGTTTATAAATCAGTAAGACAGCAGGCTGAAGACTGAGATTCAAACATCTTCCACTTAAAAGTGCTGAGTTATGGAACCTGCTTTCTCCATACCTCTCTTCTCCGCTTCCTAACATATGTATGTACAAGTGAAATCActgatttaaaaactattaaatagtGTTGAAGTCTGTCTGCTCTATTAGTTTAAATGACTGCCACTTACCTTTAGcattatattcagaaaaatactTAAGCCTCAAGGTCCCCAATAATTTGGAGTACTGAACTAGATAACCACCCTAAGACACTTCTGACAGAAGTAATGTATTACTTAGAAAGAGGTTTCCAAAACCTGCTGTTAGAACCTATGCATACATGGAAAACACTGATCATCAGTCACTCTTCACACAGTTTTACTCTTCCGGCAGTCCTTTGCCATTGGTCAACTTGAACTAGGCCAGAGTCCAGCAGGAAAGTGCACGGTGCACCAGATTCACCATCTCTTAAGTTGctactgttttctcttctttactgAAAGGCTGTACTGAGCCAGGCTTTACCCATGACAGGCCAGCAACATGAACACTTTTATTGTGCTGTTCTTCAGGCTTCTTCTAGGCACAATCaaaaacagacattaaaaaaaaacaaaaatgactgaTGAGGAGATTTCAGTACTGTACAAACTTGTTTCCCAAAAAGTTATTCTGTGATGAGCATTCTCAATAAAGACATTATAGAAAAGAAACAGTGAGTTAGCCATTTCAAAATGGTTACCTACTTACTTTCTGAGTCAGCATCTTCTCTCTGGCTTCGTCATGTACAGAAGGATTCCATGGAGAAAAGcttaagggagagaaaaatatttaaaaaactgttttggCTTACTAAATGTATATAACATCTGTTTTTCAATGATTAACAAGGAATGGTACTTTTAAGGCGTAATCTTTAAATCAGTTGTCAACGTGTATGTCTTAGATATTATCTCATTGATTTTCTCACATAATTATCCTACATatgtggattatctcatttaagcctcactcctaaagtattatttaaaaattaagaaatcaaggCACAGTATATCTAACAAGTACAAAAGTCAACCAGTCCATCTGTTGAGTCTCAGCTCTTAACAACtatcctcctctgcctccccaagCAGTACCAATGTTGCCAAAGGACAAAATCACCAATTCTTCAGTAGTCAATAGTCCTCCAGACACTGGTCCCCAAGATCAAATATCACAGTGCTATAATAGCTTACCACTTTCACACCACTCAGTTTCCCTCCTTTTACCAAATCTGAATGTTGATGGGGATATGGCAGTTTAAGAGGGGCTCCAGCTAAAACTGAAAAGTCCTGACACATCAATAAACGAGCACATTACAAAGATCCTTAGGGAAACCAAAGTCACAGCAACTTGCTATTGACACAGCATGCCAGatgtatagttttttgtttaaGCAAAGAGCCTAAATGGTATCAGAAACTGAGTTGACACCAAGTTATAAAGGATATAAGCTAACAGcttatgcacatgtgcacatgcctTTTTAATTCCCATTCTAAGATCACCTAGAAAATGGAAGGGGAGACAGTTCATGTAGATGATTTACCACTTACCTAATTGCATAGGGGTCTTCTATTTTAGGTTGGTCAAACAAACGAGCAGTGCATGCCTTAACACTGTCAAccactttgcttttaaaaagctgaatgTCTTTTTCATACCTGTGTTAAATGTTTAAATCAAAAAGTTACCAACTTAATCTACTTAGTTGCATCTTCAAATTTATCTTAAATAACAAAGCAAAAGTAACATACAGTACTGCAGCCTCTGGGTTTAGGGGGCTTGCTGTATCAATCTTGTAGAAAACTCTCCTTGCATACATTAATACTTGCCAAATATGATTATGGTTCCGCCTAAAGGGAAATGGTATAATTAGTGGGGCTTCCTCCTGCTGTATTATGTCACTGGAAGAAACAGTTATTTACTTACCTCCACTTTGCAAATGCTCTCTTCACATCCAGTTCACCTGACGTGGGATCAACTAGCGGGTGAAAGACGGGAATATCAAACACCAAGCGCTGTATTTAAAGAGACACAGCCTTTAATGGAAGCAGTGGAGATGAGTCCCATAGAGACAGTAGTCAAAGGAGTTGTCAGACAACAAGGCAATCACGTTTAAAGTCAAAAATCTGCCTTAAGAGGGATGCTTAACTACTTTTACCACTTTCCTGTAAAGCTAAATTTTTCAATGAAGGGGAAAAAGTCATTCTCAATTGCAGCACAGTGATCACTGTTCACATAGCACGTGCTGCAGTGCAGCCTGTGGCCTCACTTGCACACCCTGAGCAGAGAAACAAAGCTAAAGCAGGGATGCCTGAGCTGCAACAGAGCACAGGCATGCCCTTGGAAGAACAGTGGGTAGACAAACatttggggaaaatgaaatcataaatgtATTAGGAAAAACCCTAAGAAACTTTTAAGCCCCTTAACCTCCCCTCTGCTGACCCACAAACCAAGCCGGACTCTCCAACTTACTGGACAGTCGCCGTCTGGGTAGTTATCAGGGATGTAAACTGTAAACTTAAACACACCATCTTGATAAAGTCCATGCCGTATAAATATCACTCCAAACCACactacaggaaaaaataaaaacaggtaagGCCTAAATTTGTGTGAGAGGAACCCAATATGCTAAAAATTAAGAGTGAATCCTTGGCTTACTTAATGCAGAGCGGTAAGAGGGCTGCACATAGACGCCTGGTAATTTCTGCTTCACAACCAAGGTACTAAAACAAAAGCAGAGTAATTGTATGGATATAAATGACACATACAGATCAAATCACCTCACATTCAGTTTGAGACAAGGAATGGTCCCTCAAGGTGCAGCTGACGCTCAAACCACACTAGCCGAGTTACCACAGTCTCTCTTGACACAGCTCTGAGCAGCGGCCTCGACTGCTGCCTACTGACTGGCTTCATGACAGAAGCTCACAGAGATGTGTGAGCCAACAAAAAGCCCTGTATTAAGAAACTAAAACCAAACAGGGATATACAAATAATCAAGTTTTCTTCCAAATCATCATCCTGGAAACCAGCTCGTAGGTAATTCTGTACAATGCAACCTGAGGTAAGCTCTGGACATTCAATTTTAGGTCAATGagagtatttataaaattaattccttttgtGACCAGAGATGATAGGTCTTACACACATATTGAAAAACTGCTTTTCAGCACATTTTTACgtaattacaaataaatgaagattCCATGAAATTGGTGTCACTCAGTTGCCATCTTAAGTGTGAATCACCAATACTCTGGTTTCTCCTCAGATCATATAAATCTTTCACCATTTTAAGTCTGAATCTCCAGATCCCGCAGCAGAGGGCAGTGTTCAGTGTTCTTGGTGAATGCAGCATCAAAGTGAGGCACTCACACAACCTGCTCTCAGTGACTCCCCAGTGCAGACACCGCAACTCTGTGGGGCTTGTGAGGGAGTATGAAACTGAGTGCTAAAAACAAGAAGCCTAGCCTACTGACACAAAGGTCTCAACTGGTTTTTCTGGGACCTAGTTACCCACCAATAGCCATTCTGCTGTGTCCCTTGCAACTGCAGCTATGAGCCTAAAAAGACAGGCTGTGACCAGACCTTGAAACAAAACGTTTACCTAGGACCTAAAAACACACTAACCTGCCAATCCTGAATTCTATCAAGAACTAGTTTACTGGGcctcagtttattatttttattatctatttgccatcataccatgtttccccgaaaataagacagggtcttatatttatttttcctcaagaagataccctagggcttattttcaagggatgtgttatttttttttaagtacggtacaacaatctacatttattcaaatgtagttaagtctctttttctggaacatcatcataactctccaaaccctgaattccatcatGAATTTCtggcgactctatttcctttagaaccattggcccccatctctcatgtcaagcactagagctctcacgaggtgggggggggtgttggggttggggcagaggagaagggctgctctgcGAGGAAAGGGTTGgctacgctgtgtagccacgcccatcactaggtcttattttcggggtagggcttattattgtgcaaatgcttagaaatcctgctaaggcttattttatgggtaggtcttattttcggggaaacacggtacttaatcattttctattttgtcaatTCCATTTTTAAGTCACTGAAATTTAGCATGTCAACAGCAGCATGGCTGCCAGATGTATCTATTATAGTGAGTTTTGTCAGAAAAGGCAATTCTGTGATCTAATACAGCAGATTTGATCACTACAATAGAAGCCTGTCCAACACACTGCCCATCTACAAACACAAGCCCTCCATTATAAAGCTAAAGGGACCATTGCTACCAAATCACACCCAGCCAATTACACTGAGGCCTCTGACCCTCTGACCATTACATCATTAGTATGCTGAGGGAGGGGTCaaggatgctttttaaaataacttcatatacaaaggaattttaaaatgatagaaatttgGAGAATTCTCCAAACTTTCTGTCCTTTTAATAAATTATCATATCAGATGCCATCTGACTGTGCTATTTGAGCCCAGCTCCTACGTGTGTGCCAGAGGCTGTGTCATCACAACCATCTCTGCTCAAGTGCTCAGTTCCTTGCACTCTATAGATAGCTGCAACCTCAGTTTAACTGCAGACTTCTGTGATTAGGCAGGTTCTTACATGGAACCCAAATCTTTGTAACTTCCCTATAATTGCCAAGTCCTGCCTTTGGGGTCATACATAATAAGTCAACTCCCTTCTAATGACAGCCCTTCAAATATATGAAGACAGCTTTAATAAGTACGTAAGATTTCTCTTCTCCAAGATGGCATTCCATTTCCTTCAATTATTGATCTCCTGATCTCTCCCTACTAGGATTCTCTTCCTATAGGGTGATAACCAAAATCGAGCATAATCATCCAGATGTGTTTATAGTTGGGCAGTGAGTTGTTTGACCCCAGAAAGGATAGACTGCCACCCTCCCACTGGCATATCCTCTAAAACCTGTTTAGGAGGCAGATGCCTCACTTCATATAAAGGAAGACCAAATTTTAAGTTAGTAAGTTCCTGGTCTACTGCAGGTTCTTAacaaatctcagtttcttcatcttcttaCACTCCAAAACAGACATGGAAATTGAAGCACACATCTGCCTTTAAACCTTATTTAACCCAAGCTCCAAATAAGAATCATATATAAGAGAGGATATTTATATAACATCACCTACATCTTGGTTAAgaaagttttgggttttttttttgagacagagtcttgctcttttgctcaggctacactgcagtggcgtcatcatagatagctcactgtaaccccaaactcctgggcccaagcaatcctgcctcagcctcctgagtagctgggactacaggtgcattcCACAATGCCCGGTTAacttttctgtagagatggggtcacactcttgctcaggctggtctcgaactctaggcctcaagcagtcttccaacctcggcctcccaaagtgctaggattacaggtgtgagcaaccacgcctggccaggaaaGATTTTATCACCAGCAGTAGCCTCCATAGTTCTATATTTGTTCAGGCTGATATTGGAGGGGGATGGGTTTGACCTTTAAGATTAATGACTGAATCCATCAGAATACATTTGATTCTTCACTTCAAGGATCATTCATAATTTAACCAAATAGTTCAAGAACTTACAATTCTGCAAGAAGAGAGTATTCCAGGTAGAAGGGTCCGTAGGAAGCATGCGTGCCATTTGTTGACTGTGCTGCTGGGGCAGGAGACGTAGGCTTAGTTATGGGCAAAGCATTTTTGGGAATAGAAGGCAGCTGTTTCTTTGGCGCAGTTCGTGGAGGACTGGTTTTCACGTCCCCTGTCAATGTCTTCTCTTCACCATCAGATCGCTATTCAAGATGGAGTTGTGAGAATATTTGTTATGATGATTCTTAAATCACAAGAGTATAGTATTAGCTCCATGATGTAAAAGCTGGAGTTACTTTTTTACAAGGACATTCCAACACTGAGTTCAAGATGACCTGAAAGTCCTTTGAGCAGGCTGGTCATATAAAGAGCAGACAAAGCTGAAGCAAGACTAAAGCATTAGGGAAACCCTTTAATTAGGTATACCCTATAAGGACAATACCGTCAATATTCATAGGATTAATTGAAACAGAGAAAGCAATGGTTTCTCCTAGTGGCTCCCAAAAGAGGACAAGGGGTTACTACGcgattatacatatacattatatataagaCTAGAAAAATTCCCTTGCACTTAGATGCTATAGAAGGGTCAGGTGctaagaagataaagaaaaaacatatatatagatgACAAATTAGTCACGACCTGATGTTAGTACTTGGGTTAGAAACAGAATGAAGCTGTTTTCTCACGTATGATTTTGATCCTGTCCCTGATGGATATGTTTCCACATTTGAAATATCACTAGCATAAACTGCCATCCTTAGTCAAAGACAAAGGTTGACGTGAGTCAGACTAAACTACCACCTTGTGGGTACTTCCTTGCCTTAAGTACAACCAAAGGCTGTTTAAttagctatatttaaaaaatgtatatcatgTGCATAGAAAAAAGTAAGTGATGTTCTCTTAGATGTGGGATTatgggttatttttgttttattattgtttattttaagctttcctaaaatgaaaatatatttttttttttttgagacagagtctcgctttcttgcctaggctagagtgagtgccatggcgtcagcctagctcacagcaacctcaaactcctgggctcaagtgatcctcctgcctcagcctcccaagtagctgggactacaggcacgagccaccatgcccggctaatttttttttatatatatatatatatatatattagttggccaattaatttctttctatttttatagtagagacggggtcttgctcaggttggttttgaactcctgaccttgagcaatccgcccgccttggcctcccagagtgctaggattacaagcgtgagccaccacgcccggcctgttgaagatatattttttaaataacattttatttagaaacattAAATTAGTGCCCAAGTCTGACTTGATCATATTAGATTGGCATTTCCCAAAGCTGTTCTAACCATTGAATCTTGACGTTTAATAgaaaaactatattatatataaaactattatatataatatagtttatatatagtatagttttatatataatatagtttatatatagtAAACTATACTATAATACTATGTCACAAATTTCATCATGTATAAATGTAAAGAACTGTGATTACCAGAATAATTTCTAGTTGAGATGCAATCATAGTCTCAGAAACTGACTTTAACCAACAAAATATTTCTCTCAAGTAAAACCTCAACTAGAAATACAGATAATTTTGATAAGATTACAGGTATAGGTATGGATTATTTTGGCCTGTATTCTGATCCTCTTTTCTGAGAAGCAAATAAATGGGTTTCCTTACTAAGTTTATTGACTGTACCTACTTTGCGTACAGAGGTTGTAGACATGCTCCAGAAAGGGTTCATAACTTGTACTCCAAACAAAGAAATTCAGCGGTCTGTGTCATCAAACTCTTCTGTCCTCACCATTCACTTTACCTTCAAACAAGatgagaaaacacagaaatataccAACGCCAACCGTTTAATAAGACTTCTGAAGTTGTTAATAACTAAATCTGATACCCTAGAGAGGtacaatattatataacatatagttATAAAAACCTAGGAAAATGTCTTCAGGCATCTTCAGAAATAGTTTCCTTCTATACTCCCTTCTAACTGCAGTTTCTTTCACACCTTTAGCAAGTCTACAAGAATCTGTGCACCAGGTCCCTCGCCAGGATTCAGAATAATCAATCATGCAGATCAGCTTTGGTGCCAGCAATTCAGAAGACACAGACAACAGTTGCCACTAGCGTATCTAGGCATTTAACTAATGGGAAAGCCAGATTCAGAATGCCCTGTACCCACATACACAGACGTTGTATCACTGCTCCCAGGGTCATGGGAACAAATGATAAAGATCCACCGTGGCTGATTCAAGAGTTGTCTCCATTCATTTAGGAACAAAATGATTCCTCCAGCAAAGCTATTAACCAAAGAAATAAGAGTAAACAGAGAAGGTAGAGCATATGTACATCAGTAAGAAAAGGGATGGGGGGTTATGTGAGTCCTGTCAGTACCATCCCAAGAAACTGCCTTTTTCAACTAAGATTACAGAAATTAGGCATTAAGGGAACTGCCAAGCAATAGAAATGCCACAGAGTAGCGCAAAAGAGACATTTCACAAACACACATCTTTCACCCCGAGCTCCAAGTAGTGGATTAAGAAAGCATGTCTTAAAGGTCACAAAGTCAGTGGGTCATttactaaaaatatgaagaagcaaaagaaaaccagCCCAGCTGGGCTGTAAGAACAGCAATGTGtctgctctgttccccaggctctGTTACCTTTAAAGCAGAGCTCCTTCTGCTGACTTGAACCAATCAAAAGGTTGAAGGTGAAAAAGGTCAAAACTTAGTAACATTTTCCTTAATTCTTAAGAAGCAAATCTTTAGCAGACCATGTTCTAGATGGCCCTAATCAgcaataatttgttttctctcagGAGCCTATCACACTCATGAGTGCGTACTAGGACTTCCATCCCTATTAttgctgttttgctttctgagaGATAATGCCACCCAGTAATTAAATCACAGGAATGAGGATCCTGGTTCTTCCACTAACACTGTTGACTTACAACCAATAAGTAGCAACAGCTCTGTGCAAATCTGCCTTTAAAGGTGACTATGACACATTGAAAATAGGACATCAataactggggggggggggggggcgcgcaCATTCCTGTTTGGCCCAAATGAAAACTTTGATTTTCGGATCTAGCAGCAATATGCAGCACCCCACTGTCCTCTATGGCAGACCTGATATAACAGGGTACCCCAACCCCTTGGGACACAGTGGTGCTCACCACCACAGAAATTTACTGGGGTGGAGCAAACCTGTAACCTCCTTTCAAGTCTATAATACCTTATGATCCTACGTCTTCGCCTTTAGGAATCCACAAAAACTTGCCCCCAGTTCTTCCTGCATTTAAGCAGGATGTATCATCTGTTGTTGCCTCACTTTGCGATTGATCTTTTAATCCAATGTTCCTAGCAGTAACATAACCACGAGAAACCATAGCACACTTTTCAAGCATTAACTACACTATTTATTACATCCAGTCTATGGCAGGCACAGCATGACATGTTCCAATAAGAATGACACACATGGAAGGAAGGCATAGGCTACATCCTTGTAACTGGGAAACAATTTTAGAATTTCTGCCGGTTTGGCCCCAAGAACAAAACATGATGGCATTCCTCTATATAACATGCAGCTGAGAAGTCTGATCTTTGGCCTGTGCAAAGGATCCATACATGGCAGAGCTAAAACTAGACGTGGATGCTGCTGTCCCTCTGTGCCACGGTGCCTCTACTTAACACATCACCCCGAACACAGGCTTAAGAAATTCCACGTTAAGAAGAgacagggcagggcctggagaaAAGATGAAAACAGTCTCCGGCCAGCTAGCTGGGGACAGCCAGGACCAGC
This sequence is a window from Microcebus murinus isolate Inina chromosome 20, M.murinus_Inina_mat1.0, whole genome shotgun sequence. Protein-coding genes within it:
- the AKTIP gene encoding AKT-interacting protein isoform X2; this encodes MNPFWSMSTTSVRKRSDGEEKTLTGDVKTSPPRTAPKKQLPSIPKNALPITKPTSPAPAAQSTNGTHASYGPFYLEYSLLAEFTLVVKQKLPGVYVQPSYRSALMWFGVIFIRHGLYQDGVFKFTVYIPDNYPDGDCPRLVFDIPVFHPLVDPTSGELDVKRAFAKWRRNHNHIWQVLMYARRVFYKIDTASPLNPEAAVLYEKDIQLFKSKVVDSVKACTARLFDQPKIEDPYAISFSPWNPSVHDEAREKMLTQKKPEEQHNKSVHVAGLSWVKPGSVQPFSKEEKTVAT
- the AKTIP gene encoding AKT-interacting protein isoform X1, whose amino-acid sequence is MNPFWSMSTTSVRKRSDGEEKTLTGDVKTSPPRTAPKKQLPSIPKNALPITKPTSPAPAAQSTNGTHASYGPFYLEYSLLAEFTLVVKQKLPGVYVQPSYRSALMWFGVIFIRHGLYQDGVFKFTVYIPDNYPDGDCPRLVFDIPVFHPLVDPTSGELDVKRAFAKWRRNHNHIWQVLMYARRVFYKIDTASPLNPEAAVLYEKDIQLFKSKVVDSVKACTARLFDQPKIEDPYAISFSPWNPSVHDEAREKMLTQKKKPEEQHNKSVHVAGLSWVKPGSVQPFSKEEKTVAT